The sequence GCAAGGGCACCTCCTGAGCCGCCTTCGCCGACGACTACCACAATTATCGGCACTTTAAGCCCTGCCATCTCGCGAAGATTGAAGGCAATAGCCTCGGCCTGGCCGCGTTCCTCGGCATCGATACCCGGATAAGCACCCGGTGTGTCGATGAAAGTAATGATCGTCCGGTTGAACTTTTCAGCTAGCCTCATTACCCGCAACGCTTTTCGGTAGCCTTCGGGTTTGGGCATTCCGAAGTTCCGCATCTGCCGCTGTTTCGTGTCTCGCCCTTTTTGCTGGCCAATGACCGCGACTTCGAGCCCATTTAACCGGGCAAACCCGCACACGAGTGCGTTGTCGTCGGCATAACGGCGGTCGCCGTGGACCTCAACAAAATCCTCGAAAACTCCGTTGAAGATATCCAGTGCATACGGCCGTTCCGGATCGCGAGCGTTGAGTACGCGAACAAATGCTGTAGTTGCAGCAGTGTTTTCTGCCATATCAAATTTTCCTTAGTGATTCCATGTTACCGCGCAACCGAGAGACCTCAGCTGTTCTTCGAGCTTTCGAGAGCCCTGCACTTGCAGAGCAGGAGCTTTGAGTGTCAAATCAAATCCATCGATCGGCAATATGAGGGTAACATCACACATCCCACGGTCAGAAGCGAGCAAAGCGTAGAGGTCGTTCATCAGTTCCTCATCGAGTGCCGATTTCGGCAACGTAACGACAAGATTGCGGGCCTGCCTCGAAATGACATCCGGTAGAGAACGGGCCTCGGCCGCAACTATCGTGATCTCTCCGCCGTCGTTGTTCTCGATCTTCCCATCAACTATTAGGAGAGCGTCATCCGCTAACATGTTAGCGATCCTCGTGTAGGTTTCGCTCCATACGAGAATTTTCACATTGCCCGCCCTGTCTTCGAGCCGGAACTGCGCGTAACGGTTTCCAGATTTGCTCCACCGCACTAGCAACCCCGAAACGATGCCTGCGATCGAGACCATATCCCCGATTCCAGCCTCTCCCAGTGCGTCTATCGAAGTAACGCCAATCCGGTCGACCCTTGTATCATAGGCATCAAGCGGATGCACGGAAAGATAAAAGCCGAGCGCTGCTTTCTCACGTGCAGCCATCTCTTCCCGGGTCCAGGGAGCGGCTTCTGCCAGATCAACCTCGAGTGTCGATCCCTCGCCGGCCGCCGCGAATAAGCCGGTCTGGCCCTGCAGCTTGTCGTTCCACGAACTCTGCCCATAGGCAAGAATGTCGTTGATTGATGTAAACAAACGAGAGCGCCAAGCGTTGGCTTCAACGCCGTCGGGGATCATTGAATCGAAAGCGCCTCCAGCGATGAGGCTCTCAAGCATTTTTCGATTCACGCCGTTTTGCCCGACGCGGCTGACGAAGTCGAAGATAGACTTGAACTTCTCGCTTCCGCGGGCTTCGATTATTGCACTAGCCGAAGAAGCGCCGAGTCCCTTGATCGCACTCAATCCGAACCGAACTGAATCGTCCGTCGGCGTAAAGCCTTCGTCGCTTTCGTTCACATCCGGCGGAAGCAACCGAAGCCCCATCGAACGCAGCTCGCTCGAATATTTGTAAACCTTCGAGCTGTTATCCGATTCGTGCGAGAGGACGGCTGCATAGAAATAGGCCGGATAATGTGCCTTTAGATAGGCGGTCTGAAAGGCCAGCATCGCATAGGCGATACTGTGGCTTCGGTTGAAACCGTAGTCGGCAAACTTTGCCATCAGGTCAAAGATCTCTCGAGCTGTTTTTTCCTTAATGCCTCGTTCGACCGCTCCGCCAATGAACTTCACCTCATGCGGGGCCATCTCTTCGGGCTTCTTTTTACCCATCGCCCGTCGCATCAGATCGGCTTCCCCGAGCGAGTAGCCGGCAAGCCGTTGAGCGATCTGCATGATCTGTTCCTGATAAACTAGAACGCCAAACGTGTTCTTTAGAATATCCTCCATTTCGGGAAGGATATATGTGACCTCTTTTTCGCCCCGATGCCGTTTGATGAAGTCCTCGACCATTCCTCCATCGAGCGGGCCCGGGCGATAGAGTGCGTTCAAGGCGGCCAGATCTTCAAGTTCCTTTGGCTTAAGTCGCCGGCAGATCTCCTGCATTCCTGAAGATTCGAACTGAAAGACTGCCTCGGTCTTCCCGTCGCCGAAGATCTTCATTGTCTTTTCGTCTCGGAGTGAGACAGTTTTCCATTCGACCTTTTTCCCGGTCCTTTCACGCAGACCTGCAAGGCAGTCGCTAATAATAGTGAGCGTCGTTAAGCCGAGGAAGTCCATCTTCAGCATCCCGAGCTTCTCGAGGTCGCCCATCGGATACTGGCTCGTCAATTCGTTCTTTGCCGAAATGGCGATCGGCACCATTTCATGAAGCGGTTTTGGCGAGATAACTACGCCCGCGGCATGGACGGAGGAATGCCGGGAACAGCCTTCGATCCTAAGAGCTAGTTCCAAGAGTTCGGCGACCTTCGGGTCCGACTTCTGTGCCGCTTTGAGTTCGGGAACGTCCTCAAGAGCCTTTGAGATGCTTGTTATTCTTCCACGGAACGGCGGCGGGATCATTTTCGCAACGCGTTCAACGTCGCCATACGGCATGTTCAGAGCCCGGCCGACGTCCTTGATCGCCGCTTTCGACGCCATCGTTCCAAACGTGATGATCTGGCAGACCGATTCACGGCCGTAAAGCTGCACGACGTGGTTAATGACCTCGCCCCGCCCGCGGATGCAGAAGTCGATGTCGATATCGGGCATCGAAACGCGTTCCGGATTCAGGAACCGCTCAAAAAAGAGATCGTACTGCAGCGGATCGACGTCGGTTATTTCGAGAGCATATGCGACAAGCGATCCCGCCGCAGAACCGCGGCCCGGCCCGACCGGAATTTTATGCTCCATTGCATAGCGAATAAAATCCCAGACGATCAGGAAATAGCCCGGGTAGCCC comes from Acidobacteriota bacterium and encodes:
- a CDS encoding acetyl-CoA carboxylase carboxyltransferase subunit alpha, coding for MAENTAATTAFVRVLNARDPERPYALDIFNGVFEDFVEVHGDRRYADDNALVCGFARLNGLEVAVIGQQKGRDTKQRQMRNFGMPKPEGYRKALRVMRLAEKFNRTIITFIDTPGAYPGIDAEERGQAEAIAFNLREMAGLKVPIIVVVVGEGGSGGALAIGIGDRVLMMENAVYSVISPEGCAAILWKDSAMADRAAENLKLTANDLLGFELIDEIVAEKTAWKMDGDDAKKANFEEVGRSLKTVLKRHLEELRSLSSDELILRRFQKFRKMGIWLG
- the dnaE gene encoding DNA polymerase III subunit alpha — its product is MEYQPLEKNDFVHLHLHSDYSLLQSTIQLKRLAERLKTLGMKACAITDKGNMFGAASFYREMKYAGIKPIIGYEASVVPGSRFDKSLALEAGELAYYELVLLAKNYQGYLNLSYIASKAFTEGANNGKARVDIELLGEKSSDLFVLTGAPGSALWHYVSSGDIDRAERHIATLTEIYGSANIYVQIEDHGIPEDVATREQVMAVANKASLPLVATNNVFYLEQEDAKAQEVLLSIGAGTTLNDPGRPSLPNDSYYLKSTQEMRDLFAESFPEALSNTVKIAGQCDVVLPIGGDLTLPTFPIPAESGCSTIEEYFEKVVRAGLERRKIEVLIPSRDAGELKYPLEKYDERLQLEIDTIEGMGYPGYFLIVWDFIRYAMEHKIPVGPGRGSAAGSLVAYALEITDVDPLQYDLFFERFLNPERVSMPDIDIDFCIRGRGEVINHVVQLYGRESVCQIITFGTMASKAAIKDVGRALNMPYGDVERVAKMIPPPFRGRITSISKALEDVPELKAAQKSDPKVAELLELALRIEGCSRHSSVHAAGVVISPKPLHEMVPIAISAKNELTSQYPMGDLEKLGMLKMDFLGLTTLTIISDCLAGLRERTGKKVEWKTVSLRDEKTMKIFGDGKTEAVFQFESSGMQEICRRLKPKELEDLAALNALYRPGPLDGGMVEDFIKRHRGEKEVTYILPEMEDILKNTFGVLVYQEQIMQIAQRLAGYSLGEADLMRRAMGKKKPEEMAPHEVKFIGGAVERGIKEKTAREIFDLMAKFADYGFNRSHSIAYAMLAFQTAYLKAHYPAYFYAAVLSHESDNSSKVYKYSSELRSMGLRLLPPDVNESDEGFTPTDDSVRFGLSAIKGLGASSASAIIEARGSEKFKSIFDFVSRVGQNGVNRKMLESLIAGGAFDSMIPDGVEANAWRSRLFTSINDILAYGQSSWNDKLQGQTGLFAAAGEGSTLEVDLAEAAPWTREEMAAREKAALGFYLSVHPLDAYDTRVDRIGVTSIDALGEAGIGDMVSIAGIVSGLLVRWSKSGNRYAQFRLEDRAGNVKILVWSETYTRIANMLADDALLIVDGKIENNDGGEITIVAAEARSLPDVISRQARNLVVTLPKSALDEELMNDLYALLASDRGMCDVTLILPIDGFDLTLKAPALQVQGSRKLEEQLRSLGCAVTWNH